The genomic segment GTTGCAGATGCTGCTACTCATGACGGCCAGACTTTTTTCCCGCATATGGAACTTCTTTTTCTTGATTTCCCGGAATTAAAGCTGTGGTTTGACTTTGCTCTTTATGATTCAGCCTGTGATGATAAGGGCTTGAAAGATCAATTTGCAAATGAATTCGGAATTGAATTAAAAGCGTCTTTGAACCCGAGAACCCGAAAAACAGTCACTGAAAATCTTCCAAAAGGAATGGACAGACTGACTCCGTCTGGAAATTTGATCTGCAATGGCGGTTTTAAAATGGATTATCAGGGGCTGAGACTTGACACTGAAAAGTTCATTTATCATGCCCCGGTTAATGATGATAATATTAGTGTCTGCTCTGAATGCGACAATAAACAGTCTTGTTCTCCTGTCTCAGACAAAGGACGATATGTTACCATACCGTTTGATATGATGCCCCACATTGATATTGATGATCCGCCTATGTCAAAACGATTCAAAGCTCTTATGACCAGGAGGCCTTCTGTTGAAAGAATGATAAAACAGCTTAAGTGCGATCTGAGTGATGACAGATTGACGAAGCGGGGAAATGACTCTTTCCAGGCTCACCTTGATAAAACTATGATTGCTTTTCATATTCTTTTACGCAATCAAAGATAGTTCCAAGTTATTTTTAAAAGAAAAATAGGACTTAACAGGATAACTGTTTCTAAAATACTGATATTTTATATGTTTTTTGAAATATTTATCCTAAACGTCCCCAAATTCTGCTGAATATTAAAAATGATGCGAAATATTGGAGTCAGCCTAAATTTTTTTTTGCAATTCTCGCCATTTTTTTAGTTTATGCGTAGGCTCTATATCCAAAGAATTCGCTTTCAAAAAGAGAATCCGGGATTGCTCCGCAATTAATGGCAACAAATTCATTTTGAGAACGATTACTCATATTGTGTATGGCCCTGGCAGCCAAATCCTTACCGGTTCCGGTTTCACCATAAATCACCACACTGGCATCATTTGCCGCAGCATCTAATATTTGTTCACATACCTTCTGCATGGACGGGCTTTTGCATACAATGCCAGCAAAAATTATGTTTTTTTTGTGTAAATTTTTTTCATTTTTCCCTGTTTTCAGCTCAGTACGTCTTTTATACTCCATCTCAGACATTCTTGCTGTCAACAGAGAAATCTGTCTTTCATTTTCCCAGACAACTTTTTCAATAAGTTTTAGCCTGGTAATCTCAGTCAAAGAAGCAACTCTTTCCTGTGTGCTGTCTATCACATCAATTTTAAATAGAATATGCTTTATATTCTCATGTCTGTCAATTAACATAAGCTCATATTCACAAGGAGGATTTTCTCCGTTACTTCTCATGCTGTGATAATTTATCGCAATTTTACGATCAGGCTCTGAGATAAATTCAGTCAATTTCTTTTTTCCTTCTACTTCTTCTCTGGAATAACCTGTTATTTCTTCAAATCCTGAATTTACCATAGAAATAACAAGATCTTTTCCGAAAATAACAAGACCTGTTCCTGTATTTTCAAAAATTCTCTGATATCTTAACTCTTTTTCCTGTAATCTGCGAATCTCTTCACATATTTTAACCAGCAATAACGTCAGTGGATAATTTAACTTCAACATTTTTGTCTCCTTAACTAGAGTAGAGCAAAGGTTTTCTTCCATTTCCATTACTTTTTGTATTTCCATTTGTTATTTTTTGTAATATTTCTACTATTCCCAGCATATTTTCCGATTGAATACTCATTTGCTCCGAGGCACTGGCCGATTCTTCTGCATTAGCAGCATTTAACTGTATAATTTTTTCAATATCTGCAACTCCTTTGTTGATCTGGTCTATGCCGCCTGACTGCTCAAAAGACGAAGTTGATATCTCGCTTACCAAAATACCCATATTATTTGAATCAGTATGGATTTTAGAGAAAGTTCCATATGTTTCAGAAACAATTTCTGTTACCTGATTTATCTTTCTTACATTTTCCTCTATAAGACTGTATGTTATCTCAGCAGCATCAGAAGTACGCGCAGCCAGACTGCGGACTTCTGACGCGACAACTGAAAAACCTGCTCCGCTTTCACCGGCTCTGGCAGCTTCAACAGCAGCATTCAGGGCAAGGAGATTAGTCTGAAATGCTATTCCATTTATGGCCTTTACAATATCAGATGTTTTATTACTTGTTACGGCAATATCTGTTACTTTTTGATTAAGTTTTTCCATTAAAAAGCTTGCTGTTTTTATACTGCTGTTTATATCTTTCATCAATTTGTCTGCTTTATCGGAACTAAGAGAATTATGACTAGTCATGGAAGCAATATCTTCAAGTGATGAAGCTATCTCCTGTATGGCAGCAGCCTGTTCAGAAGCTCCGTTTGATAGAGATTGACTGGAAGAAGCAAGTTGAGAAGATGTTGACGCAACAAGTTCAGCACTTCCGCCAAGATCAATGGTGATTCTGTTGACAGGTCTGCTGATAAACCAGGTAATTATAAAGGCCAGACCCAGACCGACTATTGTTGTTATCAGCAGGATAAATATCAGGATAATTTCCAGATTTAAAATTGTTTTAAGAATATTTTCAGCAGAATCATACACATTATTATGCGCTCGAAGATCTGTTTCTTGAGCAAGATTGATGATTTTCATGGCTGATTCATTGGATTTTTCAAGCAGATCATTTTGTTTTTGCTTATTTTCAAACCAGTTTTCAGAAATATTTTTATATTTAACAGCACTTTCAATTGATTTTTTTCCTCTTTCGATATTTTCAGGATCATCAGAATGCTTTATTATCATTTCCAAAGTAGTGATCAGATTTTTAAGATTATCACGAACCAAAGAAATATCGTCCTGTTGATTATGTAATAAATATTCCATAACACTTTTCCTGAATTCGCTAAAATAATGTATTGCAGTATTGGCATTTCCAAGCTTTTTTACTCGTCTGTCAATATCATTGTAATCCAGTTTTTTACATGATACCCCGATTTTTTCTTTTTGATCATTCATATAGTCAAATAGCTGTTTTTCAAT from the Desulfonema limicola genome contains:
- a CDS encoding sigma 54-interacting transcriptional regulator, which produces MLKLNYPLTLLLVKICEEIRRLQEKELRYQRIFENTGTGLVIFGKDLVISMVNSGFEEITGYSREEVEGKKKLTEFISEPDRKIAINYHSMRSNGENPPCEYELMLIDRHENIKHILFKIDVIDSTQERVASLTEITRLKLIEKVVWENERQISLLTARMSEMEYKRRTELKTGKNEKNLHKKNIIFAGIVCKSPSMQKVCEQILDAAANDASVVIYGETGTGKDLAARAIHNMSNRSQNEFVAINCGAIPDSLFESEFFGYRAYA
- a CDS encoding methyl-accepting chemotaxis protein: MIRNSRLSTKIIGGFLILIVLNIIVSALTIYYLRNVKQNIRILAKADIPEASAVVETERDVWHTHVLSYQFNVKQDEKNQKQWLKQWKKAMESVNNIEVIAEKFNNYKTLESVKVFRHAMDEYRVIGEQYVPLVFENTALREKLTIIAYGIEKQLFDYMNDQKEKIGVSCKKLDYNDIDRRVKKLGNANTAIHYFSEFRKSVMEYLLHNQQDDISLVRDNLKNLITTLEMIIKHSDDPENIERGKKSIESAVKYKNISENWFENKQKQNDLLEKSNESAMKIINLAQETDLRAHNNVYDSAENILKTILNLEIILIFILLITTIVGLGLAFIITWFISRPVNRITIDLGGSAELVASTSSQLASSSQSLSNGASEQAAAIQEIASSLEDIASMTSHNSLSSDKADKLMKDINSSIKTASFLMEKLNQKVTDIAVTSNKTSDIVKAINGIAFQTNLLALNAAVEAARAGESGAGFSVVASEVRSLAARTSDAAEITYSLIEENVRKINQVTEIVSETYGTFSKIHTDSNNMGILVSEISTSSFEQSGGIDQINKGVADIEKIIQLNAANAEESASASEQMSIQSENMLGIVEILQKITNGNTKSNGNGRKPLLYSS